From a single Stigmatopora argus isolate UIUO_Sarg chromosome 4, RoL_Sarg_1.0, whole genome shotgun sequence genomic region:
- the LOC144073649 gene encoding calaxin-like isoform X2 produces the protein MPRIRLLMCPEKRRSLMLGCHGNNASTSIRVLSSLRPNMLPVGRSKISKRMVQNLAENICKQVAHFNKGEVECLIREFHVLLEEPTNPARPIRGLDRWKFRGFLHHTFGLTDDTIMDGVFRTFDKDNDSFVSVYEWIEGLSVVLRGTLDEKIKYCFHVYDLNADKYISREEMLQMLRYSLRLPGEEDPYDGIKDLVEITLKRMDRDHDDRLSLDDFAMSVKEVNHVLEAFGTCIPNATRIETFEQRVFQTGPLDGALVLSPVFSAASVGSIATRWQCD, from the exons TGTCCAGAAAAGCGCAGGTCGTTAATGCtcggttgccatggcaacaacgcGTCAACTTCAATTCGCGTTCTGTCGTCACTGCGGCCGAACATGTTGCCTGTAGGAAGGTCCAAAATCTCCAAAAGGATGGTACAAAACCTCGCAGAAAACATTTGCAAGCAAGTGGCCCACT TCAATAAAGGAGAAGTGGAGTGCCTGATCAGAGAGTTTCATGTATTATTGGAGGAGCCGACGAATCCAGCTAGGCCAATCAGAGGTTTGGACAGATGGAAGTTTAGAGGTTTTCTGCATCACACATTTGGACTCACTGATGACACCATCATGGATGGAG TGTTCCGGACTTTTGACAAAGACAATGACAGTTTTGTGAGCGTCTATGAGTGGATTGAGGGCTTGTCAGTTGTTCTCCGTGGCACCTTGGACgaaaaaatcaaat ACTGCTTTCATGTGTACGACTTGAACGCTGACAAGTACATCTCCAGGGAGGAGATGTTACAAATGCTGAGGTACAGCCTCCGACTACCCGGGGAGGAAGACCCTTACGATGGAATCAAAGATCTCGTGGAGATTACACTCAAGAGGAtg GATCGCGACCACGATGACAGGCTGTCTTTGGATGACTTTGCAATGTCAGTAAAAGAAGTGAATCATGTGCTTGAGGCTTTTGGAACCTGCATCCCTAACGCTACA AGGATTGAGACTTTTGAGCAACGCGTGTTTCAGACGGGGCCACTCGATGGTGCACTGGTTCTTTCGCCTGTCTTTAGTGCGGCCAGCGTGGGGTCGATtgccactcggtggcagtgtgattga